Proteins from a single region of Larus michahellis chromosome 13, bLarMic1.1, whole genome shotgun sequence:
- the SELPLG gene encoding P-selectin glycoprotein ligand 1, protein MVPGGGGAGSPGTVFAVTSAFGAVRALAHRSAEPPGEAERAPGLPQGTRRSGEGLEATFWGAGGCRQPPVLSGPSPGVTSFPRRAPRNHRRSSAPAFPSLPGREAQAEGGPRRLSAFGGCPAPRPPWSPRTGAAGPLLVMPDRAAAQGPAASPGRGPMAPGWAVLVMLVLSTLWACGAVPLPELGQPHGEQWVWGAAGPAPAEPLPLSRRKRDDGGQKPGSTGAPGHGHAATMMPGSKETDSPEPDLLLGSAPPSAPSTSASLRRAFPAPTTAEPLDETDPPDPLLSSELPAAPSTDAILRRAFPAPTTAEPLDETDPPDPLLSSELPAAPSTDAILRQAFPAPTTAEPLDETNPPDPLLSSELPAAPSTDAILHQALPTPAAADPLHETDSPSPDLLLGSAPPAEASTQAAPQKSITTVPSWLTSPSKEGTVAGGTDNSTSALGPTTTGYKKVRKAGDPPAVTRSAPWDTKPRGTAVPWDPMRVMNKCLLAILLLALVAAIFMVCTGVLGALLWRRARTAHHRLSPTEMVCISSLLPDSDMATNGPKPAPVRRQKLLLDGGSEADGDNLTLSSFLPEHS, encoded by the exons ATGGTGCCCGGGGGGGGAGGTGCTGGCAGCCCTGGCACCGTGTTTGCCGTCACTTCTGCTTTCGGGGCGGTGCGAGCCCTGGCACACAGATCGGCAGAGCCGCCGGGGGAGGCTGAGCGGGCCCCGGGGCTCCCACAGGGCACCCGGCGCAGCGGGGAGGGGCTGGAGGCCACTTTTTGGGGCGCTggtgggtgcaggcagccccCGGTCCTCAGTGGCCCCTCTCCCGGCGTGACGTCCttcccccgccgcgctccccgaaACCACAGACGCTCTTCCGCGcccgccttcccttccctgcccggGCGGGAGGCGCAGGCGGAGGGCGGCCCGCGACGCCTCTCGGCTTTCGGCGGttgcccggccccgcggccgccctgGAGCCCCCGCACCGGCGCAGCCGGACCCTTGTTGGTGATGCCTGACCGTGCTGCAGCTCAGGGTCCCGCGGCTTCCCCCGGCAGAG GTCCCATGGCGCCGGGCTGGGCCGTGCTGGTGATGCTGGTGCTGAGCACCCTGTGGGCGTGCGGGGCCGTGCCACTGCcggagctggggcagccccacggcgagCAGTGGGTctggggggcggccgggccggcgccGGCTGAGCCCCTGCCGCTCTCCCGCAGGAAGAGGGACGATGGCGGGCAGAAGCCCGGCTCCACCGGCGCGCCAGGGCACGGCCACGCCGCCACCATGATGCCCGGCAGCAAGGAAACCGATTCCCCCGAGCCCGacctgctgctgggctctgcgcCACCGTCAGCACCCAGCACCTCCGCCAGCCTGCGCCGGGCATTCCCAGCACCGACCACAGCCGAGCCCCTGGATGAGACCGATCCCCCTGACCCGCTGCTGAGCTCCGAGCTGccggcagctcccagcaccgACGCCATCCTGCGCCGGGCATTCCCAGCACCGACCACAGCCGAGCCCCTGGATGAGACCGATCCCCCTGACCCGCTGCTGAGCTCCGAGCTGccggcagctcccagcaccgACGCCATCCTGCGCCAGGCATTCCCAGCACCGACCACAGCCGAGCCCCTGGATGAGACCAATCCCCCTGACCCGCTGCTGAGCTCCGAGCTGccggcagctcccagcaccgACGCCATCCTGCACCAGGCGCTCCCGACGCCGGCCGCGGCCGATCCCCTGCACGAAACCGATTCCCCCAGTCCTGacctgctgctgggctctgcgcCGCCGGCAGAAGCCAGCACACAGGCAGCACCCCAAAAGAGCATCACCACCGTCCCCAGCTGGCTCACGTCGCCCAGCAAGGAGGGGACGGTGGCCGGCGGCACGGACAACAGCACCTCTGCCCTCGGTCCCACCACCACAGGATACAAGAAAGTCAGGAAAGCCGGAGACCCTCCTGCAGTGACTCGTTCAGCCCCTTGGGACACGAAGCCCAGGGGGACCGCGGTGCCCTGGGACCCCATGAGGGTGATGAACAAGTGCCTGCTGGCCATCCTGCTGCTGGCGCTGGTGGCCGCCATCTTCATGGTGTGCACGGGGGTGCTGGGCGCCCTGCTCTGGCGGCGGGCGCGGACGGCTCACCACCGCCTCAGCCCCACCGAGATGGTCTgcatctcctccctgctgcccgaCAGCGACATGGCCACCAACGGCCCCAAGCCCGCCCCTGTCCGGCGGCAGAAGCTGCTGCTCGACGGTGGCTCCGAGGCCGATGGTGACAACCTGACTCTCAGCAGCTTTCTGCCAGAGCACTCCTGA